A genomic window from Gemmatimonadaceae bacterium includes:
- the add gene encoding adenosine deaminase — translation MSTLSPAFVEVLQRLPKAELHCHLDGSLRPNTLHELSVARGIVLPAHTAEDLADWMRVDDAHNLEEYLARFERTLAVMQTAAEIERIAHEFVLDAALDGVRYIEARFCPALNTREGLHLDDVMAATAKGLARGEKETGTVARMIVCALRSFPWPHAMEMAELAVAWKDRGVVAFDLAGGEFGNPAHVHALAFDFARANNLAVTVHAGEGDGAPSIAEAVHRCAADRIGHGTRLQEDRALQQYVIDRQIPLEVCPTSNVQTRVSPTFAAHPLKQYLERGAVVTINTDNRMMSGVSLTEEYVRCAVHLGFDLRQLAALSLAAFDSAFVEYPTRQRLRAEAAREIDEILRDARTLSPMTSA, via the coding sequence ATGAGCACGCTGTCGCCCGCCTTCGTTGAAGTCCTGCAGCGGCTCCCCAAGGCGGAGCTGCATTGCCATCTCGATGGCTCGCTGCGCCCCAACACCCTGCACGAGCTGAGCGTGGCGCGCGGCATTGTGCTGCCCGCCCACACCGCCGAAGACCTCGCCGACTGGATGCGCGTGGACGACGCGCACAACCTCGAGGAGTATCTGGCGCGCTTCGAGCGCACGCTGGCGGTGATGCAGACCGCCGCCGAGATCGAGCGCATTGCCCACGAGTTCGTGCTCGACGCGGCGCTCGATGGCGTACGCTACATCGAGGCGCGCTTCTGCCCCGCGCTCAATACGCGTGAAGGGCTGCATCTCGACGACGTGATGGCGGCGACCGCGAAGGGCTTGGCGCGCGGCGAAAAGGAAACGGGTACCGTGGCGCGCATGATCGTCTGCGCGCTTCGCAGTTTCCCGTGGCCCCATGCCATGGAGATGGCCGAACTGGCCGTCGCCTGGAAGGATCGTGGGGTGGTGGCGTTCGATCTGGCGGGTGGCGAGTTCGGGAATCCGGCGCATGTGCACGCGCTGGCCTTTGACTTTGCGCGCGCGAACAACCTCGCCGTGACGGTTCATGCGGGGGAAGGCGACGGGGCGCCGAGCATCGCCGAAGCGGTGCATCGCTGCGCGGCCGACCGCATCGGGCACGGCACGCGGCTGCAGGAAGACCGCGCGCTGCAGCAGTATGTGATTGACCGGCAGATCCCGCTCGAAGTGTGCCCCACCAGCAACGTGCAGACGCGGGTGTCGCCCACCTTTGCCGCGCACCCGCTCAAGCAGTATCTCGAGCGGGGCGCCGTCGTGACGATCAACACGGACAATCGGATGATGAGCGGCGTCTCGCTCACCGAGGAGTACGTGCGCTGCGCCGTCCATCTCGGCTTTGATCTCCGGCAGCTCGCCGCGCTGTCGCTGGCGGCGTTCGATTCGGCGTTTGTGGAGTATCCCACCCGGCAGCGTTTGCGAGCCGAAGCCGCGCGCGAGATCGACGAGATCCTGCGTGACGCCCGGACGCTGTCGCCCATGACCAGCGCATGA
- a CDS encoding 5'-nucleotidase C-terminal domain-containing protein, with amino-acid sequence MSCPHVGVSRRGVLVRRWRTLAAIGLPLSLGLVPLVTAGAQKQVSLVVAATTDVHGRIRAWDYYANAADPSRTLAGAATIVDSVRAANPGAVVLVEGGDILQGNPLTFVAAKVAPPVAHPVIAAMNVMRYDAAVLGNHEFNYGVPFLRKAMNDARFPFLAANIETGRGKPFVAPWMLTERKIDGNRIRIAIIGATTPGSNVWDRDNLRSAELTVTDIVPAVKRAVEQARRKADVVIVLLHSGLNEPASYDTVTTGLPSENVAARVPRDIPGIDVVVYGHSHKEMVDTVIGGALVMQPRNWAASVALGTITLRKERRHWKVVGHRGQSVKVAGHAESPMVVAASNGTHNKTLLWVNQPVGRTATPWRADSARVADLPITDLVNEVMRRATGADLSATAAFSLDAGLEPGNITQAMLSKLYPYDNTLRAVRISGAQLRLFLEHSARYYRQLAPDGRAPAGGLIDPQVPGFNFDVVSGVDYTIDVSRPAGSRITRLEFRGKPVAPQDSFTMALNNYRQGGGGGYGMLAGAPVVFQKDVDIRQLIIDEVQKAGVLDPAQYARRNWTLEPAAARAIAFDEQMRGRNAEASGSAPSAPKPPPKPPVDRRSPSGGF; translated from the coding sequence ATGTCCTGTCCCCATGTCGGCGTGTCGCGCCGCGGGGTGTTGGTCCGCCGGTGGCGGACGCTCGCGGCCATTGGGCTGCCGCTGAGCCTTGGGCTGGTGCCGCTGGTCACCGCCGGGGCGCAAAAGCAGGTGTCGCTCGTGGTGGCGGCGACCACCGATGTGCACGGACGCATCCGGGCGTGGGATTACTACGCCAATGCCGCCGACCCAAGCCGGACCCTGGCCGGTGCCGCCACCATCGTGGACTCGGTGCGCGCGGCGAATCCGGGGGCCGTCGTGCTCGTCGAAGGGGGCGACATCCTGCAAGGGAACCCGCTCACCTTCGTCGCCGCCAAGGTGGCGCCGCCGGTGGCGCATCCGGTGATCGCCGCGATGAACGTGATGCGCTACGACGCCGCCGTGCTGGGCAATCACGAGTTCAACTACGGGGTGCCGTTCCTGCGCAAGGCGATGAACGACGCGCGCTTCCCGTTTCTCGCCGCCAATATCGAGACGGGACGTGGCAAACCGTTCGTCGCCCCGTGGATGCTCACCGAGCGCAAGATCGACGGCAACCGGATCCGCATCGCGATCATCGGCGCGACGACGCCCGGCTCGAACGTGTGGGACCGGGACAATCTCCGCAGCGCCGAGCTCACGGTCACGGACATCGTGCCGGCGGTGAAGCGCGCGGTGGAGCAGGCGCGTCGCAAGGCCGATGTGGTCATCGTCCTGCTGCATTCGGGGCTCAATGAGCCCGCGAGTTATGACACGGTGACGACTGGACTGCCGTCGGAGAATGTGGCCGCGCGCGTGCCGCGCGACATTCCGGGGATCGATGTCGTGGTCTACGGCCACTCGCACAAGGAGATGGTCGACACGGTGATTGGCGGTGCGCTCGTCATGCAGCCGCGGAACTGGGCGGCCAGTGTGGCGCTGGGCACGATCACGCTGCGGAAGGAGCGCCGCCACTGGAAGGTCGTGGGACACCGGGGGCAGAGTGTGAAGGTGGCCGGGCACGCCGAGTCCCCCATGGTCGTGGCGGCGTCAAATGGCACCCACAACAAGACGCTGCTCTGGGTGAATCAGCCGGTTGGACGAACGGCGACGCCGTGGCGCGCCGACAGTGCTCGGGTGGCCGACCTGCCCATCACAGATCTGGTGAATGAGGTGATGCGCCGGGCGACGGGCGCGGATCTCTCCGCCACCGCGGCCTTTTCGCTCGACGCGGGGCTCGAGCCAGGGAACATCACGCAGGCGATGCTTTCCAAGCTCTACCCGTACGACAACACGCTGCGCGCCGTCCGCATTTCGGGGGCGCAGCTGCGGCTCTTTCTCGAGCACTCGGCGCGCTACTATCGGCAGCTCGCGCCAGACGGCCGGGCGCCCGCGGGCGGGTTGATCGATCCGCAGGTGCCGGGGTTCAACTTCGACGTGGTGTCGGGGGTGGACTACACGATCGATGTGTCGCGACCGGCCGGCAGCCGCATCACGCGCCTCGAGTTCCGTGGCAAGCCGGTGGCGCCGCAGGACTCCTTCACCATGGCCCTCAACAACTATCGGCAGGGCGGCGGCGGAGGCTACGGCATGCTCGCCGGCGCGCCGGTGGTGTTTCAGAAGGACGTCGATATCCGCCAGCTGATCATCGACGAAGTGCAGAAGGCCGGGGTGCTGGACCCGGCCCAGTATGCGCGCCGCAATTGGACGCTCGAACCGGCGGCCGCGCGCGCGATCGCCTTCGACGAGCAAATGCGTGGCCGCAACGCCGAGGCGAGCGGGAGCGCGCCGAGCGCGCCCAAGCCGCCGCCCAAGCCGCCGGTTGACCGGCGATCACCCTCCGGAGGTTTCTGA
- a CDS encoding cell wall metabolism sensor histidine kinase WalK, translating to MRLTQRIVLNSAVVASLLMAIVLVAVERRVTERVRNEEPVAAQSTDDLLAAIRRDIVLAGGAAILVGVVLAQLLARPVARPIEELRDVARGIAAGDLTQRPSLSIVGGEMGDLAEALRRLAEQLDARLQALHAEESLLVALTESLNEGVIAVDARQRVVRINDTAREQLRLREPVPFPADYLPRDRTLREALAAVLAGEEAHPAEMRVDDRTLSLTARPLEGGGAVLALYDLTPVRRLEAVRRDFVANVSHELRTPLTVINGFVETLQDDDLPLELRHQFLGMAAANVRRMQRIVDDLLDLSRIESGGWLPNPTELDVESLATEIFAPLQAAAAGKAVALRRELGVDTVYCDPTAARQVLSNLAENALRHTPSGEVVLFATPEDGGVWMGVRDTGIGISAEHLPRIFERFYRADPGRSREAGGTGLGLSIVRHLAEAHGGRVKAESTPGVGTTIAAFFPGRGA from the coding sequence ATGCGGCTGACCCAGCGCATCGTGCTGAACAGTGCCGTGGTGGCCTCGTTGCTGATGGCCATCGTGCTCGTCGCGGTCGAACGGCGCGTGACCGAGCGCGTCCGCAATGAGGAACCCGTCGCCGCCCAGTCCACCGATGACCTGCTCGCGGCCATCCGCCGCGACATCGTCCTCGCCGGTGGGGCGGCGATTCTCGTGGGCGTGGTGTTGGCGCAACTGCTCGCGCGCCCGGTCGCGCGCCCCATCGAAGAACTGCGCGACGTGGCGCGTGGCATCGCCGCCGGTGACCTGACACAACGCCCGTCGCTCTCCATTGTGGGCGGCGAAATGGGCGACTTGGCCGAAGCGCTGCGCCGACTTGCGGAGCAGCTCGACGCGCGGCTGCAGGCGCTGCACGCCGAGGAATCGCTGCTGGTCGCCCTCACCGAGTCGCTGAACGAAGGGGTGATTGCCGTTGACGCGCGGCAGCGCGTGGTCCGCATCAACGACACGGCGCGCGAGCAGCTCCGACTTCGCGAGCCGGTGCCCTTCCCCGCCGACTACCTGCCACGCGACCGCACCCTGCGCGAGGCGCTGGCGGCGGTGCTCGCGGGCGAAGAAGCGCACCCGGCCGAAATGCGCGTCGACGACCGCACCCTCTCCCTCACGGCGCGTCCGCTCGAGGGCGGTGGTGCGGTGCTGGCGCTCTACGACCTGACGCCGGTTCGCCGCCTCGAAGCCGTTCGACGCGACTTCGTCGCCAACGTTTCGCACGAGCTGCGCACGCCGCTCACCGTCATCAACGGCTTTGTAGAGACGCTGCAGGACGATGACCTCCCGCTGGAGCTGCGGCACCAGTTCCTCGGGATGGCCGCCGCGAATGTCCGCCGCATGCAGCGCATCGTGGACGACCTGCTCGACCTCTCGCGCATTGAATCGGGCGGGTGGCTGCCCAATCCCACCGAGCTGGATGTCGAAAGCCTGGCGACGGAGATCTTCGCGCCGTTGCAGGCGGCCGCCGCTGGCAAGGCGGTGGCCCTGCGCCGCGAACTCGGCGTCGACACCGTGTACTGTGATCCCACCGCGGCGCGTCAGGTGCTCAGCAACCTCGCGGAGAATGCGTTACGCCACACCCCGTCGGGTGAGGTGGTGCTCTTCGCCACCCCTGAGGACGGCGGCGTGTGGATGGGGGTGCGCGATACCGGTATCGGAATCAGCGCTGAACATCTGCCCCGCATTTTCGAGCGCTTTTACCGGGCGGACCCGGGTCGCTCGCGCGAAGCCGGCGGCACGGGGCTCGGCCTCTCGATCGTGCGCCATCTGGCGGAAGCGCACGGCGGGCGTGTGAAGGCGGAGAGCACGCCCGGCGTGGGCACCACGATCGCGGCGTTCTTTCCCGGACGCGGGGCCTGA
- the udk gene encoding uridine kinase, translating to MKPLIIGIAGGTGSGKSTVARKVAEALPEASVAFLEMDAYYRDFRHLTLQQLHQVNWDHPDAFDVELLVAHLEALSRGEPVEMPVYEFATHSRSERTRRIEPATVVVIDGILLLADAKVRALCDVKVFVDADADIRLIRRIRRDTAVRGRTLESVLDQYLTTVQPMHLQFVEPSKRYADVIVPRGGSNTVAIEMIVAKIHRRLYQRALAPTPTGVEAQPALG from the coding sequence ATGAAACCGCTCATCATCGGCATCGCGGGCGGCACCGGTTCAGGGAAGTCCACCGTGGCGCGCAAGGTGGCCGAGGCGCTCCCCGAGGCCTCGGTCGCGTTCCTCGAGATGGACGCGTACTACCGCGATTTCCGGCATCTCACGCTGCAGCAGCTGCACCAGGTCAACTGGGATCACCCCGATGCCTTCGATGTGGAGTTGCTGGTTGCCCATCTCGAGGCGCTGTCCCGGGGTGAGCCGGTCGAGATGCCGGTCTACGAGTTCGCCACGCATTCGCGCAGCGAGCGCACCCGTCGCATCGAACCGGCCACCGTGGTGGTGATCGACGGCATTCTGCTGCTCGCCGATGCCAAGGTGCGCGCGCTCTGTGATGTGAAGGTGTTCGTCGATGCCGACGCGGACATCCGGCTCATCCGCCGCATTCGCCGCGACACGGCCGTTCGTGGTCGCACGCTCGAGTCGGTCCTGGATCAGTACCTCACGACGGTGCAGCCGATGCACCTGCAGTTCGTCGAACCGAGCAAACGCTACGCGGATGTCATCGTCCCGCGCGGCGGCAGCAATACCGTGGCCATCGAGATGATCGTGGCCAAGATCCACCGGCGGCTCTACCAGCGCGCGCTCGCCCCCACCCCCACGGGTGTGGAAGCGCAACCCGCGCTGGGCTAG
- a CDS encoding response regulator transcription factor has protein sequence MTAPPPTAERILVVDDEPEIVALVAHHLKKAGYSVAIAASGPDALAIAQRERPALVVLDLMLPGMSGFDVLEALRRDEQTRDVAVLMLTARREEPDRIRGLSLGADDYLTKPFSPAELVLRIQAILRRTGSTSAPLSADILAIGPLQIDRGAMAVRVDGAEVELTPTEFKLLLTLAERRGRVQGRGHLLETVWEAAPDIQTRTVDMHVQRLRTKLGVAGELIETVRGFGYRLRAGSPRGL, from the coding sequence ATGACCGCCCCTCCGCCAACTGCCGAACGCATTCTCGTCGTCGATGACGAACCCGAGATCGTCGCGCTCGTGGCGCACCATCTCAAGAAGGCCGGCTATTCGGTGGCCATCGCCGCGTCGGGTCCCGATGCGCTGGCCATCGCGCAGCGGGAACGTCCGGCGCTCGTGGTGCTGGACCTCATGCTGCCGGGCATGTCGGGATTCGATGTGCTCGAAGCGCTCCGGCGCGACGAGCAGACCCGCGACGTGGCCGTGCTCATGCTCACCGCACGGCGCGAAGAACCCGACCGCATTCGCGGCCTGTCGCTCGGCGCCGACGACTACCTCACCAAGCCCTTCTCCCCGGCCGAGCTCGTCCTGCGCATTCAGGCGATTCTCCGGCGCACGGGGAGCACCTCGGCGCCGCTGAGTGCCGACATCCTGGCGATCGGCCCGCTCCAGATCGACCGCGGCGCAATGGCCGTGCGGGTGGATGGCGCCGAAGTCGAGCTCACACCCACCGAATTCAAGTTGCTGCTGACGCTCGCCGAGCGGCGCGGCCGCGTGCAGGGGCGCGGGCATCTCCTCGAGACCGTGTGGGAAGCGGCGCCCGACATTCAGACGCGCACGGTGGACATGCACGTGCAGCGCCTGCGCACCAAGCTCGGCGTGGCCGGTGAGCTCATCGAGACCGTTCGCGGCTTCGGCTATCGGTTGCGCGCTGGCTCACCGCGTGGCCTCTAG